The following proteins are co-located in the Bacteroidales bacterium genome:
- a CDS encoding FtsL-like putative cell division protein produces MTPPVNKIKDTKARGRLRGKRRFGRFSFLKFLHALLDGSFLNRKDIFRHLVFAIFIAALMLIYIGNYHMAEKKIRKISKVTNVNKELSFNYHHMKTKLYEKNRSSYLAEKLAPMGIRPLVEPPEKIFIKP; encoded by the coding sequence ATGACACCTCCGGTAAATAAAATAAAAGATACCAAAGCACGTGGTCGATTGCGCGGTAAGCGTCGTTTCGGGCGCTTCAGCTTTCTCAAGTTTTTGCATGCGCTGCTCGATGGTTCGTTTCTCAACAGGAAAGACATCTTCAGACACTTGGTATTCGCCATTTTCATTGCAGCGCTTATGTTGATTTACATCGGCAACTACCACATGGCGGAGAAGAAAATCCGCAAGATTTCAAAGGTTACCAACGTCAATAAGGAGCTGAGTTTTAATTATCACCACATGAAGACAAAGCTTTACGAAAAAAATCGCTCTTCGTATCTGGCCGAGAAACTTGCTCCCATGGGCATAAGGCCGCTGGTGGAGCCGCCGGAGAAGATATTTATAAAACCATGA
- the yihA gene encoding ribosome biogenesis GTP-binding protein YihA/YsxC: MEIKESKFVMSNTDHRLCPPPMLPEFAFIGRSNVGKSSLINMLTKRKNLARISVQPGKTQLINHFLIDDRWYLVDLPGYGYAKVSKKSRAQWQRMIDGYLMSRINLMCTFILLDLRIEPQANDQEMIDKFGANQLPFALVFTKADKLKPAEVTTNFELYRQSLLERWEELPPMFITSAEKATGRDEVLAFIGETRQFFDAEAIARTLGNR; encoded by the coding sequence ATGGAGATAAAAGAATCAAAGTTTGTGATGAGCAACACCGATCACCGGCTGTGTCCGCCACCGATGCTGCCGGAGTTTGCTTTTATCGGCCGCAGCAACGTGGGCAAGTCGTCGCTGATAAATATGCTGACAAAGCGTAAGAACCTAGCGCGCATCTCGGTGCAGCCGGGCAAAACGCAGCTCATCAACCATTTCCTGATCGACGACCGCTGGTACCTGGTGGATCTGCCGGGATATGGCTACGCCAAAGTTTCAAAAAAAAGCCGCGCCCAGTGGCAACGCATGATCGACGGCTACCTAATGAGCCGCATCAACCTGATGTGTACTTTCATCCTGCTGGACCTGCGCATCGAACCCCAGGCCAACGACCAGGAGATGATAGATAAATTTGGTGCCAACCAATTACCTTTTGCCCTCGTATTTACAAAAGCCGACAAGCTCAAGCCTGCCGAAGTAACCACCAACTTTGAGCTATACAGGCAGTCGCTGCTCGAGCGCTGGGAGGAGCTGCCGCCGATGTTTATCACCAGCGCCGAAAAAGCCACCGGCCGCGACGAGGTGCTTGCTTTTATTGGTGAAACCCGGCAATTCTTCGATGCCGAAGCTATTGCACGAACTTTGGGAAACCGGTAA
- a CDS encoding penicillin-binding protein, giving the protein MNQQKNISEQKQCGPGKQSMGRTYFVFILMLLAGLLIMCRALKVQFVEGGELKANAHKMDYRFFDSESMRGNIYATDGSLLATSVPIFEIRMDAASDLIPDKLFNDSVGYLASHLANMFGDKTHWGYKQWLINGRKAGNRYLAIQKNVTYDQLAKIRRMPILNRGKYSGGLIAERTTRREYPFGILAKRTVGYTLVNGKDSLMVGLEGAFNDYLQGQSGCQLKQRMANSAWKPVYNELNIEPIDGKDIITTINTHLQDVAESALMKQLRLHDAEKGTVVLMEVQTGEIKAIANLSYDTVTGDYTEKYNLAVGEAIEPGSTFKLASFMVAMEDGALARIDSVNIGNGNIVFHNRTMRDSHRIKESGWLTPEECLVHSSNAGVSKIIYDTYIGHEWDFFNGLQKIFPMESTGINISGEPSPGIKNPDNPYWSKVTLPWMSIGYEITVTPLQMLTFYNAVANNGVMVRPRLVKSVSEAGIITKTFETEIIKKKICSDKTIATARKYLEGVVENGTGRNVRNAVYKIAGKTGTSKVNENGRYIAKYNASFVGYFPADNPKYSCIVMIYRPKEGGYYASQVAAPVFKEIADIVYSLDLDIHPADYNAYLENITETATDTSGDKLLPFLAGANEELMLGHLKMEEFGQQIKVDQIPDVRGLSVGDAIFMLENIGLVVKLKGRGLVKRQSLDPGYVFRKGDHIYLNLEI; this is encoded by the coding sequence ATGAACCAACAGAAAAACATATCAGAACAAAAACAGTGTGGCCCCGGCAAACAAAGCATGGGGCGCACTTATTTTGTGTTCATCCTGATGCTGTTGGCGGGTTTGTTAATCATGTGCAGGGCGCTCAAGGTTCAGTTTGTTGAGGGTGGTGAACTAAAAGCCAACGCGCACAAAATGGACTATCGGTTTTTTGACTCGGAATCGATGCGCGGAAATATTTATGCCACCGACGGCAGCTTGCTGGCCACCTCGGTGCCTATTTTTGAGATTAGGATGGATGCCGCTTCCGATCTTATCCCCGATAAATTATTCAACGACAGCGTGGGCTATCTTGCCTCGCATCTGGCAAATATGTTTGGCGACAAAACACATTGGGGATACAAACAATGGCTCATAAATGGCCGCAAAGCAGGAAACCGCTATCTGGCAATTCAGAAAAACGTGACCTATGACCAGCTTGCAAAAATCCGGCGCATGCCCATTTTAAATCGAGGAAAGTACAGCGGTGGACTCATCGCCGAGCGCACCACACGCCGCGAATATCCTTTTGGGATTCTGGCCAAACGCACCGTTGGTTATACGCTCGTTAACGGCAAGGATTCACTGATGGTTGGGCTGGAGGGGGCCTTCAACGACTATCTGCAGGGGCAGTCGGGCTGTCAGCTCAAACAGCGCATGGCCAACAGCGCCTGGAAACCTGTTTACAACGAACTTAATATCGAGCCAATCGATGGTAAAGATATTATTACCACCATCAACACGCACCTGCAGGATGTGGCTGAGTCGGCGCTGATGAAGCAGCTCCGCCTGCACGACGCCGAGAAAGGAACGGTGGTGCTGATGGAGGTACAGACCGGTGAGATAAAAGCCATTGCCAACCTCAGCTACGATACAGTTACGGGCGATTATACCGAGAAGTACAACCTGGCTGTGGGTGAAGCCATCGAACCCGGCTCCACTTTTAAACTTGCTTCGTTTATGGTTGCCATGGAAGATGGTGCCCTCGCACGTATCGACTCGGTTAACATCGGCAACGGAAACATCGTTTTTCATAACCGAACCATGCGCGACTCTCACCGGATTAAGGAGAGCGGATGGCTTACGCCCGAGGAGTGTCTGGTGCATTCTTCCAATGCTGGCGTTTCCAAAATCATTTACGATACCTACATCGGCCACGAATGGGATTTTTTTAATGGACTCCAGAAGATTTTCCCTATGGAATCCACTGGTATCAATATATCCGGCGAGCCGTCGCCCGGTATTAAAAATCCCGACAATCCTTATTGGTCCAAGGTTACACTACCGTGGATGTCGATTGGCTACGAAATCACCGTGACACCGCTGCAGATGCTTACTTTTTATAATGCTGTGGCGAATAATGGTGTGATGGTGCGTCCGCGACTGGTGAAAAGTGTGAGCGAGGCCGGAATTATCACTAAGACTTTTGAAACCGAAATCATAAAAAAGAAGATATGCTCGGACAAAACCATCGCCACTGCGCGCAAATATCTCGAAGGTGTTGTAGAAAATGGCACAGGGCGCAACGTCAGAAATGCAGTGTATAAAATTGCCGGCAAAACCGGTACCTCCAAAGTGAACGAAAACGGGCGCTACATTGCAAAATACAACGCTTCTTTTGTGGGATATTTCCCGGCCGACAATCCCAAATATTCGTGTATCGTAATGATTTATCGTCCTAAAGAAGGCGGCTATTACGCTTCGCAGGTGGCGGCTCCGGTTTTTAAAGAAATTGCCGACATCGTCTATTCGCTCGATCTCGACATCCATCCGGCCGATTATAACGCCTACCTCGAAAACATCACCGAAACGGCTACAGATACCAGCGGCGACAAGCTGCTTCCTTTTTTGGCTGGTGCCAACGAAGAGCTGATGCTGGGACATCTTAAGATGGAAGAATTTGGCCAACAAATAAAGGTTGATCAGATTCCTGACGTCAGAGGGCTGAGTGTTGGCGATGCCATTTTCATGCTCGAAAATATCGGGTTGGTGGTAAAATTAAAAGGGCGCGGGCTGGTGAAACGCCAGTCGCTGGATCCTGGCTACGTTTTTCGCAAAGGCGATCACATCTATTTAAATCTGGAGATATGA
- a CDS encoding 1-acyl-sn-glycerol-3-phosphate acyltransferase yields MQEEKTEIHITPDFLDLEKIIGGKSPHLLKIMPRFLISYLKRVIHQTELNKDIWENRNDFGVDFATNILASFGAIVTSTGLSNLPGEGRQLLVSNHPLGGLDGMALMSETGKARRDILFPVNDLLLYLPNLRELFIPVNKHGSNAENIRIFNEAFASDNLILYFPAGLVSRKNKGIIKDLEWKKTFLTRAQKFNRDIIPTHISGKNTNFFYNLAKWRKRLKIKANIEMLYLVDEMYKQKDQTVHITFGQPVPIGFFDKQHTAAQWAQLLREYVYALGAGTRKNFIEWHKNNQTKQA; encoded by the coding sequence ATGCAGGAAGAAAAGACGGAAATACATATTACACCAGATTTCCTCGATCTGGAGAAGATAATTGGCGGCAAAAGCCCACATCTGCTGAAGATAATGCCACGGTTTTTGATCTCGTATCTTAAGCGGGTAATCCATCAGACGGAGCTTAACAAAGATATCTGGGAAAACCGAAATGATTTTGGTGTGGATTTCGCCACCAACATTCTGGCCTCTTTCGGCGCTATCGTAACTTCTACCGGACTGAGCAATCTGCCAGGCGAGGGGCGACAACTGCTGGTGAGCAATCATCCGCTGGGCGGCCTCGACGGTATGGCGCTGATGAGCGAGACGGGCAAAGCACGGCGCGACATCCTTTTCCCCGTCAACGATCTGCTGCTCTACCTGCCCAACCTGCGCGAACTATTTATCCCGGTGAACAAACACGGCAGCAACGCCGAAAACATCCGCATCTTCAACGAGGCCTTTGCCTCCGACAACCTCATCCTCTATTTTCCCGCCGGACTGGTATCACGCAAAAACAAAGGGATTATCAAAGATTTGGAGTGGAAAAAGACTTTTCTGACGAGGGCACAAAAATTCAATCGCGACATCATACCGACCCACATCTCCGGAAAAAACACCAACTTCTTTTATAATCTGGCTAAATGGCGCAAACGTTTAAAAATAAAAGCTAACATAGAAATGTTGTATCTGGTGGATGAGATGTACAAACAAAAAGACCAGACGGTACACATCACCTTTGGACAACCGGTACCCATCGGTTTTTTTGACAAACAACACACTGCTGCACAATGGGCGCAGTTGTTGCGGGAATATGTGTATGCACTGGGCGCCGGCACGAGGAAAAATTTTATAGAGTGGCATAAAAACAATCAAACAAAACAAGCATAA
- a CDS encoding UDP-N-acetylmuramoyl-L-alanyl-D-glutamate--2,6-diaminopimelate ligase, with product MKTLQQLIPGLTIRQIIGNNDVNINSVTFDSRRIEAGCLFVAVAGTRTDGHQYIEKAISQGAVAVICQQVPEHLRESATFILVDNSAEALGQVAAAFYDHPSNDLQIIGVTGTNGKTTTVFLLHQLYSKLGFVCGLLSTIENRIGSQQLASTHTTADALQINDNLRRMADAGCEYCFMEISSHAAEQHRTAGLYIHGLVFTNITHDHLDYHLTFDNYLKAKKKLFDQLPEAAFALVNSDDRNGAVMLQNTRAHKATYSLKRPSDYKGKILENLFEGLFLRIGQHDIYTRLTGAFNAYNLLGTYGAAMLDGQPEEEVLVILSELRAAEGRFQVVPSASGVVGIVDYAHTPDALSNVLQTIHDTRQGGEHLITVVGAGGNRDRTKRPLMAQVVSRMSDRVILTSDNPRDEDPLEIINEMEAGVAAADQRKTVKIADRREAIKTACMIAVKGDIILVAGKGHETYQEIKGQRHHFDDREVLSEFLNSENEIIK from the coding sequence ATGAAAACGTTGCAGCAACTTATCCCCGGCCTTACCATTCGCCAGATCATCGGCAACAACGATGTCAATATAAATTCTGTGACGTTCGATTCGCGCAGGATCGAAGCCGGATGTTTGTTTGTAGCTGTGGCGGGTACCCGCACCGATGGGCATCAATATATCGAAAAAGCCATCAGCCAGGGAGCTGTAGCTGTGATATGCCAGCAAGTGCCCGAACATTTGCGCGAAAGCGCCACCTTTATTTTGGTGGATAATTCCGCGGAAGCGCTCGGACAGGTGGCGGCGGCATTTTATGATCATCCGTCGAATGATTTGCAAATTATCGGTGTTACCGGAACCAACGGCAAAACTACCACGGTTTTCCTTTTGCATCAGCTTTACAGCAAACTGGGCTTTGTCTGCGGCTTGCTTTCTACCATCGAAAACCGCATCGGCAGCCAGCAGCTGGCTTCTACACACACCACTGCCGACGCTCTGCAGATCAACGACAACCTGCGCCGGATGGCCGACGCCGGCTGTGAATATTGTTTTATGGAGATCAGCTCACACGCCGCCGAGCAGCATCGCACCGCCGGATTATACATTCACGGGCTTGTTTTTACCAACATCACCCACGATCATCTCGATTATCATCTCACTTTCGATAATTATCTGAAAGCTAAAAAGAAATTGTTCGACCAGTTGCCGGAAGCCGCTTTTGCTTTGGTAAACAGCGACGACCGCAACGGCGCGGTGATGCTGCAAAATACCCGTGCGCACAAAGCTACCTACAGCCTTAAAAGGCCTTCGGATTATAAAGGAAAAATCCTGGAGAATCTTTTCGAGGGTCTCTTTTTGCGCATCGGACAACACGACATTTACACACGGCTTACGGGCGCCTTTAACGCTTACAATCTGCTGGGCACATACGGCGCCGCCATGCTCGACGGTCAGCCGGAAGAAGAGGTGCTGGTAATTCTCAGCGAGCTTCGCGCCGCCGAAGGACGTTTTCAGGTGGTGCCGTCGGCTTCGGGAGTTGTGGGCATTGTGGATTATGCGCACACACCCGACGCTTTGAGCAATGTATTGCAAACCATCCACGACACACGTCAGGGCGGCGAGCATCTGATAACAGTAGTGGGCGCCGGCGGAAACCGCGACCGCACCAAACGCCCGCTGATGGCGCAGGTGGTGAGCCGCATGAGCGACCGCGTAATACTTACCAGCGACAACCCGCGCGACGAAGACCCGCTGGAAATCATCAACGAAATGGAAGCCGGAGTAGCGGCAGCCGACCAGCGCAAAACGGTGAAAATTGCCGACCGTCGCGAAGCCATCAAAACTGCCTGCATGATTGCCGTAAAAGGCGACATCATTCTGGTGGCCGGAAAAGGCCACGAAACTTATCAGGAAATAAAAGGCCAGCGCCACCACTTCGACGACCGGGAGGTGTTGAGCGAATTTTTAAACAGCGAAAACGAAATCATTAAATAA
- the rsmH gene encoding 16S rRNA (cytosine(1402)-N(4))-methyltransferase RsmH translates to MNMYHQPVLLEESVSGLNIRQGGTYVDVTYGGGGHARAILDRLQGGRLIAFDQDADALPNRIDDERLVLIHHNFKFLKNFLQYHKALPVDGIFADLGVSSHQFDQVDRGFSIRSQETLDMRMNRNQQLSAREVLNDYEEDQLTALFRNYGELPNAGAISRVLVQKREQQKLTTFGQVQEATKHLAQRGKENKFYARLMQALRIEINGELDALKALLEQSAQVLRPEGRLVVISYHSLEDRLVKNFIRAGNFEGQIEKDFYGNPSAPFEAVSRKPIMPSIAEQQQNSRSRSARLRIASKIKNPDHDTSGK, encoded by the coding sequence ATGAATATGTATCATCAGCCGGTACTTCTGGAAGAGAGCGTCAGCGGACTCAACATCCGGCAGGGTGGCACTTACGTGGATGTTACCTACGGCGGTGGCGGTCATGCGCGTGCCATTCTTGACCGGTTGCAGGGCGGACGCCTGATAGCTTTTGATCAGGATGCCGATGCGTTGCCCAACCGCATTGATGATGAGCGGCTTGTTTTGATACATCATAATTTTAAATTTCTCAAAAACTTCCTGCAGTACCACAAGGCATTGCCGGTTGACGGCATTTTTGCCGATCTGGGAGTAAGCTCGCATCAGTTTGACCAAGTCGATCGCGGGTTCTCGATCCGTTCGCAGGAAACGCTCGACATGCGCATGAACCGCAACCAACAGCTTTCGGCACGCGAAGTTTTGAATGATTACGAAGAGGATCAGCTGACGGCACTTTTCAGGAATTACGGTGAGCTTCCGAATGCAGGTGCCATCAGCAGGGTGTTGGTGCAAAAGCGCGAACAACAAAAGCTTACCACCTTCGGACAGGTGCAGGAGGCTACGAAGCATCTGGCGCAGCGCGGGAAAGAGAATAAATTCTACGCCCGTCTTATGCAGGCTCTGCGTATCGAGATCAACGGCGAGCTGGACGCTCTCAAAGCTTTGCTTGAGCAGTCGGCGCAGGTACTTCGTCCCGAAGGCCGGCTGGTGGTCATCAGTTACCATTCGCTCGAAGACCGCCTGGTGAAGAATTTTATCCGCGCCGGTAATTTTGAAGGCCAGATAGAAAAAGATTTTTATGGTAATCCTTCGGCTCCCTTCGAGGCGGTAAGCCGCAAGCCAATCATGCCTTCGATTGCTGAGCAGCAGCAAAACAGCCGCTCTCGGAGTGCCCGTCTGCGTATTGCTTCCAAAATTAAAAACCCAGATCATGACACCTCCGGTAAATAA
- a CDS encoding GNAT family N-acetyltransferase, translated as MEELIPKIDRALLKKELTRDKFVKETNFGKNEVYIIDEQSAPNVLREIGRLREVSFRAAGGGTGKSLDLDRYDIGEHAFKQLLVWNPADEDIVGGYRFVHCKELPIDEQGQVQTPTSKLFRYSKKFIREYIPVTIELGRSFVQPEYQPARNMRKGIYSLDNLWDGLGAVATKNTDVEYFFGKITMYAHSDLLAREAIVYFLKKYFPDPDKLVVPHDPVELKTPEEVFEKIFTGKSYEENFKLLQQYVRSHNENIPPLVNAYMNLSSTMRFFGTAVNHGFGEVEESGIILKIGDIYSEKKDRHIHGILK; from the coding sequence ATGGAAGAATTGATCCCAAAAATCGATAGGGCATTGTTGAAAAAAGAGCTGACCAGAGACAAGTTTGTGAAAGAAACAAATTTTGGGAAAAACGAGGTATATATTATCGACGAACAATCGGCACCTAATGTGCTGCGCGAGATAGGTCGTCTGCGGGAGGTATCTTTCAGAGCGGCCGGCGGTGGCACCGGCAAAAGCCTTGACCTGGATCGCTACGACATTGGCGAACATGCTTTCAAACAGCTTTTGGTGTGGAATCCGGCCGACGAAGACATCGTGGGCGGATACCGCTTTGTGCATTGCAAAGAGCTGCCCATCGACGAACAGGGACAGGTGCAGACGCCAACATCAAAACTTTTCCGCTACTCCAAAAAGTTTATCCGCGAATATATACCCGTAACCATCGAACTGGGACGCTCCTTTGTGCAGCCCGAATATCAGCCGGCGCGCAACATGCGCAAGGGCATCTACTCGCTCGACAACCTTTGGGACGGGCTGGGTGCAGTGGCTACAAAAAATACTGATGTCGAATATTTCTTTGGAAAAATCACCATGTACGCCCACAGCGATCTGCTGGCACGCGAAGCAATCGTTTATTTTCTTAAGAAATATTTCCCCGACCCCGACAAGCTGGTAGTTCCGCACGATCCAGTAGAGCTGAAGACGCCGGAGGAAGTGTTTGAGAAAATTTTTACCGGTAAAAGCTACGAAGAAAATTTTAAGCTTTTGCAGCAATATGTGCGCAGCCACAACGAAAATATCCCGCCGCTGGTGAACGCTTACATGAATCTCTCATCGACGATGCGTTTTTTTGGCACAGCCGTCAACCATGGCTTTGGCGAAGTGGAGGAGTCAGGCATTATTTTAAAAATCGGCGACATCTACAGCGAAAAGAAAGACCGCCACATACATGGGATTTTGAAATAA
- the mraZ gene encoding division/cell wall cluster transcriptional repressor MraZ — protein MSLTGTYECKLDNKGRVLLPGKLKGDLLAGSDGGFYVKRSVFARCLELWPKPEWDKKLEEINKLNRFVKKNAEFIRRFLAGVRWVDMDNMGRINLPNELITYANITKNITLNGQINILEIWDTEAYETAVDTDDFNFEDLAEEVMGNQNDQS, from the coding sequence ATGTCCCTCACAGGCACATACGAATGTAAACTCGACAATAAAGGCAGGGTGCTGCTCCCGGGCAAGCTCAAGGGCGACCTGTTGGCGGGTAGCGACGGTGGTTTCTATGTGAAACGCAGCGTCTTTGCGCGTTGTTTGGAGCTTTGGCCCAAGCCTGAGTGGGATAAGAAACTTGAAGAGATCAACAAGCTCAACCGGTTTGTAAAGAAAAATGCAGAGTTCATCCGCAGGTTTTTGGCCGGCGTGCGCTGGGTAGATATGGATAACATGGGGCGCATCAATCTGCCCAACGAGTTGATAACCTATGCGAACATCACAAAAAATATTACTCTCAACGGACAGATCAACATCCTGGAGATTTGGGATACCGAAGCTTACGAAACGGCAGTAGATACTGACGATTTCAATTTCGAGGATTTGGCCGAAGAGGTCATGGGCAACCAAAACGATCAAAGCTAA